The Vibrio tasmaniensis genome includes a region encoding these proteins:
- a CDS encoding HlyD family secretion protein has protein sequence MVTRAKHLYRPEYFEAQKSDNQGSVLIDASLNQHMFLAASIFVLMTIIFFVVFAEYTRRDTLNGVVSPTGGIVKVQANDEGYVESVFVTEGQTVFSGEPLYEIKTERYDEFGQGVKKRIVATIESQITLLNERRNKEIEKSRHQLKVIDDDLVRLSEEAGIMEVVVDLSEQELSLAQSLVDKQQVLVNKQFISSIELQRQRLELITLEAKVQTQHLSLQQLVREKAKLEDTKDTLQLELDITLQEIDRQLQQIAQSKIEYFYQTDTQVVSPINGVVASIFVKEGHSVNKGQPLLVVIPEGEEPVVVELYAPSRSIGFIKEGQNVRLRFDAFPYEKFGVQQGVVDSISKSAVSADMLPNSPLIQSQLSRTYGGVGLYQVRVTLEKPTITVYGDEQTFVPGMTLTADIELDTRKVYEWLLEPVYTIKGRI, from the coding sequence GTGGTAACAAGAGCTAAGCACTTATATAGACCAGAGTATTTTGAGGCGCAGAAATCCGACAATCAAGGCTCAGTTTTAATTGACGCTTCGTTGAATCAGCATATGTTTTTAGCTGCATCAATATTTGTTCTGATGACTATTATTTTTTTCGTTGTTTTTGCCGAATATACACGCAGAGATACACTGAATGGAGTGGTAAGTCCGACTGGCGGTATTGTGAAGGTACAGGCTAATGATGAAGGGTATGTTGAAAGTGTATTTGTCACTGAAGGCCAGACAGTGTTCTCTGGAGAACCACTATATGAGATAAAAACAGAGCGTTATGATGAGTTTGGGCAGGGCGTGAAAAAACGCATTGTTGCTACCATTGAAAGTCAAATTACTTTGCTAAACGAACGTCGAAATAAAGAAATAGAGAAATCGCGGCATCAACTAAAAGTCATTGATGATGACTTAGTGCGTTTGTCAGAAGAGGCCGGCATAATGGAAGTTGTCGTTGATTTATCTGAACAAGAGTTAAGCCTTGCTCAAAGTTTGGTTGATAAACAACAAGTATTGGTCAACAAGCAGTTCATTTCTTCTATTGAACTTCAAAGGCAAAGACTCGAGTTAATAACACTAGAAGCTAAGGTACAAACACAGCACCTTAGTTTACAGCAATTGGTCAGAGAAAAGGCCAAGTTGGAAGATACGAAAGATACGTTACAGTTAGAACTTGACATTACCCTCCAGGAAATAGACCGCCAGCTTCAACAAATCGCTCAAAGTAAAATCGAATACTTTTATCAAACAGATACTCAGGTTGTATCACCGATTAACGGTGTGGTTGCGTCAATTTTCGTCAAGGAAGGTCACTCAGTTAACAAAGGTCAACCTCTACTCGTTGTTATTCCTGAGGGTGAAGAGCCTGTCGTTGTTGAGCTTTATGCGCCTAGTCGCAGTATAGGTTTTATTAAAGAAGGTCAGAATGTTCGTTTACGGTTTGATGCGTTTCCCTATGAAAAGTTTGGTGTTCAGCAAGGTGTTGTCGACTCCATATCAAAATCTGCAGTCTCCGCGGATATGTTACCAAATAGCCCGCTGATCCAAAGTCAGCTTTCTCGTACGTATGGTGGTGTTGGGTTGTATCAAGTGAGAGTCACATTAGAGAAGCCAACCATTACCGTTTATGGGGACGAGCAAACGTTTGTTCCTGGAATGACATTAACCGCAGACATTGAACTTGATACACGTAAGGTCTACGAGTGGCTGTTAGAGCCTGTGTACACGATTAAAGGGCGAATATAA
- a CDS encoding radical SAM protein yields the protein MNDIINLASAHKLLYVNWALTNACNYSCAYCHDDLNSGNIIPPDDERLIIFINNMINKSRLYNRVLYVEFGGGEVTLFRSFELVIKKIYDSEGFVTIISNGSKKVSWWRNNVKYLSGVSLSYHIDDIKSESHFIEVSKVLEASQTTRFHVNVMMVPERFDDCLEFANRLKQEVRCSIALQPLFEGFGHGGITNKYPYTTKQEQIMKDFRGRPELKKLPPAMAELEVNYADGKTENLSTFDLIANDQTNFVGWDCYAGIDSLVVTFSGDIYRSWCMQDGPIGSIYDKNIELPTNPTKCRTKICQCGVDLSAKKVNTKLISNKQQEIAVIQL from the coding sequence ATGAACGATATTATAAACTTGGCTTCTGCACACAAATTACTATATGTTAATTGGGCTTTGACTAATGCTTGTAACTATAGTTGTGCATATTGTCATGATGATCTTAATTCTGGTAATATTATCCCCCCGGATGATGAGCGTTTAATTATTTTTATCAATAATATGATAAATAAATCAAGGTTGTACAATAGGGTTCTATATGTTGAGTTTGGTGGTGGGGAGGTGACTCTCTTCCGAAGTTTCGAGTTGGTCATAAAAAAGATATATGACAGCGAAGGTTTTGTTACTATTATTTCAAATGGTTCAAAAAAAGTTTCATGGTGGCGAAACAATGTCAAATACTTGTCTGGAGTGAGTCTTAGCTATCATATTGATGACATCAAGAGCGAATCCCATTTTATTGAGGTATCTAAAGTTCTTGAAGCTTCTCAAACGACGCGTTTCCATGTCAATGTCATGATGGTTCCAGAGCGATTTGATGATTGCTTAGAGTTTGCAAATCGGCTAAAACAAGAAGTTCGTTGCTCTATTGCTTTACAACCACTTTTTGAAGGCTTTGGACATGGTGGGATTACTAATAAGTACCCATATACGACCAAGCAAGAGCAAATAATGAAAGACTTCCGAGGGCGACCAGAGCTCAAAAAGCTTCCTCCAGCAATGGCTGAGTTAGAAGTAAACTATGCAGATGGCAAAACCGAGAATCTATCTACTTTTGACTTGATTGCCAATGATCAAACTAATTTTGTTGGTTGGGATTGTTATGCAGGTATTGATAGCTTAGTCGTTACGTTTAGTGGTGATATTTATCGTTCTTGGTGTATGCAAGATGGCCCCATTGGCTCTATTTATGATAAAAATATTGAGCTTCCTACCAACCCAACCAAGTGTAGAACTAAAATTTGTCAATGCGGTGTCGATTTGTCGGCGAAAAAAGTGAATACAAAGTTGATTTCAAACAAGCAACAAGAAATTGCTGTGATACAGCTTTAG
- a CDS encoding glycosyltransferase, with the protein MIDVIELILIATSLFSFITTLVLFGCYKLKKSKSKNSNDPTVSVFLPFYNENEEHLVCALNKLNDQHYSSKIQVVIVDDGSTNNAISRVKWWVDNTEMNHDFQIIERPVNGGRKGFALDHVLDLDVATGDVYVVVDSDTYIEPNGIYELVTKLWSDEKYAAVCGYITPENHEDSFIGKLQHYEHISFYGAIRAAQDKLGCVPVLAGAFVAHRASVVKKLGGWSEWLVEDIAWCWKAISNGYRTGYAPKAKATTQCPTDAKGLFNQRRRWARGRVEAYTETWKTHWVAGLCASPWFLLTAVQYIFPSSIILFGFMVALGVWIPIVIGAANMMIYFLLVQSYIKDFDLSSDLSNRQIFKAPIYSALLESITWLPNLLGYSDEILGKKKGWLTR; encoded by the coding sequence ATGATTGATGTAATTGAATTGATTTTAATAGCAACATCTTTGTTCTCGTTTATTACAACCTTAGTTTTATTTGGGTGTTATAAACTGAAAAAATCGAAGTCTAAAAATAGTAATGACCCGACAGTTTCGGTCTTTTTACCTTTCTATAATGAAAACGAAGAACACCTAGTTTGTGCACTAAACAAGCTAAACGATCAACATTATTCAAGCAAAATACAGGTGGTTATTGTTGATGATGGCTCTACAAATAACGCAATCAGCAGAGTTAAATGGTGGGTTGATAATACAGAGATGAACCATGACTTCCAAATAATAGAAAGGCCAGTAAATGGTGGTAGAAAAGGCTTCGCTTTAGATCATGTACTCGACCTTGATGTCGCCACTGGTGATGTTTATGTTGTGGTAGATAGTGATACTTATATCGAACCCAATGGGATCTATGAGTTGGTAACCAAGCTTTGGTCTGATGAAAAGTACGCTGCGGTTTGTGGATATATTACACCAGAGAATCACGAAGATAGTTTTATAGGGAAATTGCAACACTATGAACATATCAGCTTCTATGGAGCGATAAGAGCAGCGCAAGATAAGTTGGGTTGTGTACCAGTACTAGCGGGTGCATTTGTTGCTCATCGAGCTTCTGTAGTGAAGAAGTTAGGGGGCTGGAGCGAGTGGTTAGTCGAAGATATAGCGTGGTGCTGGAAAGCGATATCAAACGGCTATCGCACGGGATATGCGCCTAAAGCAAAGGCAACAACGCAATGTCCAACGGACGCAAAAGGTTTATTTAATCAACGGAGGCGCTGGGCTCGTGGCCGAGTTGAAGCTTATACAGAAACATGGAAGACGCATTGGGTAGCAGGTCTATGCGCATCCCCTTGGTTTCTATTGACTGCGGTACAGTACATATTTCCATCTAGCATTATTTTATTTGGCTTTATGGTTGCTTTGGGAGTTTGGATTCCCATTGTAATCGGTGCTGCCAATATGATGATTTATTTTTTACTAGTGCAGTCCTATATAAAAGATTTTGATTTATCTAGTGATTTATCAAACCGGCAAATATTTAAAGCACCAATATATTCAGCCTTGCTAGAGTCTATAACATGGCTTCCAAATTTACTTGGTTATTCAGATGAGATTTTGGGCAAAAAAAAAGGCTGGTTAACAAGATAG
- a CDS encoding protein adenylyltransferase SelO family protein, with amino-acid sequence MGIELLKTYKLVGTHNTPSVGNYLPEESFVPFDAYKLKETEVVWINRNLIEEYNIAFDESFLKGELIDNFSYVSKGYAKKQRLETNDKKQFMADQYGSRHEVCNGGSARCGLNGHFQIKGIGPNPLVATNMSESHSHGKLFIDEAISEAIWGEICHKHLPYGAIRTLAIIKTNTKHKFGYLDEAPHKHCALAIREVSVRPAHFERCTFFWPAVNYSYLRDNDANRVRKALPYLSKFLLGGGEDASLSDAFNKMIDRLAYQIAASRVKGIPHGSLTSSNISVDGRFLDFGTITAVPDFGNYVLASGVGAVWDDHALIESWLVNFIDTLNHYSKGDLTPTQVREHSFGFARLLDEYENKFLLIELGIKEHSGSNLHQAGRLKERLKSEDRKVITRFNDQEFREIVLIEAKKLGLDVKSVEFPLRDTKYSSFSMLQGHLNTKYDYQTVSHLVNCYLV; translated from the coding sequence ATGGGTATTGAACTACTGAAAACATATAAGCTAGTTGGAACGCATAACACTCCGAGTGTAGGCAATTACTTACCAGAAGAGTCCTTTGTTCCATTTGATGCTTATAAATTAAAAGAAACCGAAGTTGTTTGGATTAATAGAAATCTAATTGAAGAATACAACATAGCGTTTGATGAAAGTTTTCTTAAAGGCGAGTTGATTGATAATTTTAGCTACGTATCCAAAGGATATGCTAAGAAACAAAGATTGGAAACTAATGATAAAAAACAGTTCATGGCAGATCAATATGGTTCTAGACATGAGGTGTGCAACGGTGGTAGCGCTAGATGCGGATTAAATGGGCATTTTCAAATTAAAGGTATAGGGCCCAACCCTTTAGTCGCTACGAATATGTCTGAAAGTCACTCACATGGTAAATTATTTATTGATGAGGCTATTAGTGAAGCGATTTGGGGCGAAATTTGTCATAAGCATTTACCTTACGGAGCAATACGAACGTTAGCCATTATCAAGACCAATACAAAGCATAAATTTGGATATTTAGATGAAGCCCCCCACAAGCACTGTGCTTTAGCAATAAGGGAAGTTTCAGTACGTCCCGCACACTTTGAGCGATGTACATTTTTCTGGCCAGCGGTGAATTATAGTTATCTTCGTGATAATGACGCTAATCGTGTGAGGAAGGCTTTACCTTACCTATCCAAGTTTCTGCTAGGTGGGGGCGAGGATGCGTCACTTAGTGATGCTTTCAATAAAATGATCGATCGACTGGCCTACCAGATTGCAGCATCGAGAGTTAAAGGTATTCCACATGGCTCTTTAACGAGCTCGAATATATCGGTTGATGGCCGATTTTTGGATTTTGGCACTATAACAGCCGTACCCGATTTCGGTAACTATGTACTGGCAAGTGGTGTCGGGGCAGTATGGGATGACCATGCGCTCATCGAATCCTGGCTCGTTAACTTCATTGATACTCTTAATCATTACTCGAAGGGCGACTTAACTCCAACTCAAGTTCGAGAGCATTCGTTTGGGTTTGCAAGGTTACTTGATGAATATGAGAACAAGTTTTTGTTAATTGAGCTAGGGATTAAAGAACATTCAGGTTCTAATTTACATCAAGCGGGTCGTTTGAAAGAGCGGTTAAAAAGTGAGGATCGTAAGGTGATTACTCGTTTTAATGATCAAGAATTTCGAGAGATCGTTTTAATAGAAGCAAAGAAACTTGGTCTTGATGTTAAGTCTGTTGAGTTCCCTTTACGAGATACGAAATATTCATCATTTTCCATGCTTCAAGGGCACTTGAATACTAAGTACGACTATCAAACTGTTAGCCACCTTGTTAATTGTTACTTAGTGTAA
- a CDS encoding toxin-activating lysine-acyltransferase, producing the protein MKSNPVSVLNGKMSGLRYGPLSKLEVTHELGRFVEVMSKCNQRSELNIASFLHWIKPAVIHRQYKFLKLPSDVEFTGYIIWAWVDQLTLSNYMTRPRFSLKPMNWNEGSNLIVVDWFVEKNKISQLKELYKFFLSSTNLTLGEVNICIRDTQGNIIKTNKRGLYGY; encoded by the coding sequence ATGAAAAGCAATCCTGTTTCTGTTCTTAACGGTAAAATGTCTGGGCTACGATATGGTCCTTTATCAAAGTTAGAAGTTACTCACGAATTAGGTCGATTTGTAGAGGTAATGTCTAAATGTAATCAACGAAGTGAGCTGAACATAGCTTCGTTTTTACACTGGATAAAACCAGCGGTAATTCATAGGCAATATAAGTTTTTAAAATTACCTAGCGATGTCGAATTTACAGGATACATTATTTGGGCGTGGGTTGATCAATTAACGCTATCTAATTATATGACTCGACCTAGGTTCTCACTGAAGCCAATGAATTGGAACGAAGGGAGCAACTTAATAGTTGTGGACTGGTTTGTAGAGAAAAATAAGATAAGCCAGTTAAAAGAACTGTACAAGTTTTTCTTATCATCTACGAATCTTACTCTTGGTGAGGTGAATATTTGCATTCGGGATACTCAAGGAAATATAATTAAAACAAACAAACGGGGTCTGTATGGGTATTGA
- a CDS encoding tetratricopeptide repeat protein, with protein sequence MIKKTLATAVALFISTSALLSTSAMAANGVQETVDAPAQNINQVLEMTDTQTRIQQLSYMAQDQNQSIENRTGALQELATYPSQNALVAVARGLKDQNPEVREASVIGSEPYQLEHRWALVSPLLKDSDTMVRHTATSNLIRDFNVLDDQQKAQIEPPVKELISFLETQESEKFQLLFADVLRWHNEWDKAETVYLELIKTHPKEPQVWLSYADNFRAQNKDQQAVEVLDRGLKSVPENAAMHYSKSLTLVRLEDKSAAANEIEVAAKLAKDNSYYWYLNGVLQEELDIDKSTQSFEKAYLISGSPEQLYAVCDIYVRYGNEKTDECLVELSKVAPGYVIDQLKEKRVAPSS encoded by the coding sequence ATGATCAAGAAGACTTTAGCGACTGCGGTTGCTTTATTTATTTCAACGTCCGCATTGCTATCAACGTCTGCTATGGCAGCCAATGGCGTTCAAGAAACCGTTGATGCGCCAGCGCAAAATATCAATCAAGTACTTGAAATGACGGACACTCAAACCCGTATTCAACAATTGTCTTACATGGCGCAAGATCAGAATCAATCTATCGAGAACCGTACAGGTGCACTGCAAGAGCTAGCGACATACCCAAGCCAAAATGCGTTGGTGGCGGTTGCTAGAGGCTTAAAAGATCAAAACCCTGAAGTTCGTGAGGCGTCGGTTATCGGTTCTGAACCTTACCAACTTGAGCATCGTTGGGCATTAGTATCACCACTATTAAAAGACAGCGATACCATGGTTCGTCACACGGCAACGTCAAACCTGATTCGTGACTTTAATGTTTTAGATGATCAGCAAAAAGCACAAATTGAACCACCAGTAAAAGAGTTGATTAGCTTCTTGGAAACGCAAGAATCTGAAAAATTCCAACTATTGTTTGCTGATGTACTTCGTTGGCACAATGAGTGGGATAAGGCGGAAACGGTTTATCTAGAGCTTATTAAAACGCATCCAAAAGAGCCACAAGTTTGGTTGAGCTATGCCGATAATTTCCGTGCACAGAATAAAGACCAGCAAGCGGTTGAAGTGTTGGATCGTGGTTTGAAGAGCGTACCAGAAAATGCAGCTATGCATTACTCTAAATCTCTGACTCTAGTTCGCCTTGAAGACAAGAGCGCGGCGGCGAATGAGATTGAAGTGGCAGCTAAGCTAGCGAAAGATAATAGTTATTACTGGTACCTCAATGGGGTTTTACAAGAAGAGTTGGATATTGATAAGTCGACCCAATCTTTTGAAAAAGCGTACCTGATTTCTGGCTCTCCAGAGCAGCTATACGCAGTATGTGATATTTATGTACGCTACGGTAATGAGAAAACGGACGAATGCTTGGTAGAGCTTTCAAAAGTTGCACCGGGTTACGTAATTGATCAGCTGAAAGAGAAGCGAGTGGCGCCAAGCTCATAA
- a CDS encoding anaerobic sulfatase maturase, whose product MHITQGPQYNGKASKRLHVMAKPIGAACNIDCKYCYYLSKQDLLEYKKGSSPRMDDETLETYIRQYIEGQNTPEIIFSWQGGEPTMLGLAYFERVVELQKKYQPEGVLISNDLQTNGTLLNDDWGRFLAKNNFLIGLSIDGPEMLHNAYRVNRAGRGTFKQVMAAAELLHKHQVKFATLTCVNNLTSQNALEVYRFLRDVVKSPQMQFIPIVEQKTFRTVAPQTSQVSEQLKQGDKRLIPGHKDSIMESWCVSDLAWGNFLIAVFDEWAKHDIGKVFVQYFEASLETWIGRPNPLCTLNEICGKGLAMEPNGDVFSCDHYVYPEYKIGNIHHDKLDDLAYSAPQQKFGFAKSRTLTSQCQQCDYKFACHGECPKNRFIKTRAGEPGLNYLCAGWHKFFSHVDKSMAYVARAMGHPVAHGKFSDSVMTARRAEQAQQATFETKF is encoded by the coding sequence ATGCACATTACTCAAGGTCCACAATACAACGGTAAAGCCTCTAAGCGCTTACATGTGATGGCTAAGCCGATTGGCGCAGCGTGCAACATTGACTGTAAATATTGTTATTACCTAAGTAAGCAAGATTTGTTGGAGTATAAGAAAGGCAGTTCTCCAAGAATGGATGATGAGACGTTAGAGACTTACATCCGACAATACATCGAAGGTCAAAATACCCCTGAAATCATATTCTCATGGCAGGGTGGTGAACCTACCATGCTAGGTTTAGCGTATTTCGAACGTGTGGTTGAGCTACAGAAAAAGTATCAGCCGGAAGGTGTTTTGATTTCAAACGACCTACAAACCAACGGCACACTGCTGAATGATGATTGGGGCCGCTTCTTAGCAAAGAATAACTTCCTGATCGGGTTGAGTATTGATGGCCCTGAAATGCTGCACAACGCGTATCGTGTCAACAGAGCAGGCCGTGGCACATTTAAACAAGTGATGGCGGCTGCAGAGTTGCTGCATAAACATCAAGTCAAATTCGCAACCCTAACCTGTGTGAATAACCTCACCAGTCAAAATGCATTAGAAGTGTATCGCTTCCTGCGTGATGTGGTGAAGTCTCCTCAAATGCAGTTTATTCCTATCGTTGAACAGAAAACCTTTAGAACCGTTGCACCACAAACGTCTCAAGTGAGTGAACAACTTAAGCAAGGTGACAAGCGTCTGATCCCTGGCCATAAAGATTCGATCATGGAATCGTGGTGTGTGTCGGATCTGGCTTGGGGTAATTTTCTGATTGCTGTGTTTGACGAGTGGGCGAAGCACGACATCGGTAAAGTGTTCGTTCAGTATTTTGAAGCGAGCTTAGAAACGTGGATTGGTCGCCCGAACCCGCTTTGCACTTTGAACGAGATCTGCGGCAAAGGCCTAGCGATGGAGCCTAACGGTGACGTTTTCTCGTGTGACCACTATGTCTACCCAGAATATAAAATTGGCAACATCCACCACGACAAGCTTGATGACTTGGCGTACAGCGCGCCACAACAAAAATTTGGTTTCGCTAAATCACGCACATTGACCAGTCAATGTCAGCAATGTGACTACAAGTTTGCTTGTCATGGTGAGTGCCCTAAAAACCGCTTTATCAAAACTCGTGCCGGTGAACCGGGTCTGAACTACTTATGTGCGGGTTGGCACAAGTTCTTTTCTCACGTTGATAAGTCGATGGCTTACGTCGCTCGAGCGATGGGGCACCCAGTTGCTCATGGTAAATTCAGCGATTCGGTCATGACGGCTCGTCGAGCAGAACAGGCGCAACAAGCTACGTTCGAGACCAAGTTTTAA
- a CDS encoding formylglycine-generating enzyme family protein — protein MKFFNYKQLAAISSVTMTIFLSGCASVPTHPIAQQIDQEMVLVEGGTFTMGSNNPEATKAEQPARDITVDSFYIARFEVTQELFESVMGSSLSYFQNPQVPVNNLSWQQANYFVEQLNELTGEEYRLPTEAEWEFAAKGGNKSKGYTYSGSNNLDDVAWYSANSKNSAHPVGLKKPNELGLYDMTGNVGEFVIDAFDDTFYRYGPTDNPNNSKHSDVGLSHKSVRGGSFAYDEDESESYRRDFASQSITMSDMGLRLVKDVN, from the coding sequence ATGAAATTTTTCAATTACAAACAATTAGCGGCGATCAGCAGCGTCACCATGACTATTTTCCTGAGCGGTTGTGCGAGCGTGCCTACACACCCTATCGCCCAACAAATTGACCAAGAGATGGTGTTAGTTGAAGGCGGTACGTTCACCATGGGTTCAAACAACCCTGAAGCAACCAAAGCAGAACAACCAGCACGAGATATAACTGTAGATAGTTTCTATATTGCGAGGTTTGAGGTGACTCAAGAATTGTTCGAATCGGTGATGGGTTCATCTCTCAGTTATTTCCAAAACCCACAAGTTCCGGTCAATAACCTAAGTTGGCAGCAAGCGAACTATTTCGTTGAGCAGTTGAATGAATTAACGGGCGAAGAGTACCGCCTTCCGACAGAAGCTGAATGGGAATTTGCTGCGAAAGGTGGCAATAAAAGCAAAGGTTATACTTACAGTGGTTCCAACAACTTAGATGATGTTGCGTGGTACTCAGCAAATTCCAAAAATAGCGCGCATCCTGTCGGGCTAAAGAAACCAAATGAGCTAGGCTTATATGATATGACAGGTAACGTGGGTGAGTTTGTTATCGATGCCTTCGATGACACTTTCTACCGATACGGTCCAACAGACAATCCTAACAACTCGAAACACAGTGATGTCGGTTTATCACACAAATCGGTACGCGGTGGCAGTTTTGCATACGATGAAGATGAATCAGAAAGTTACCGCCGTGACTTTGCCAGTCAATCGATCACCATGTCTGATATGGGCCTACGCCTAGTGAAGGACGTAAACTAG
- a CDS encoding alkaline phosphatase family protein: MQYTKLSGLTLALLCAFPASAADKPDLVLQITVDGLRADLIERYKHNFGEGGFRYLMDDGTYYTNANYQHGNTETIVGHVSLATGAPPSVHGMVGNVWYDRSEERLVYNVEDGNYKMLTSGAGVDKATEIDPTQKTAQGDGRSPEPILATTFGDELTISNSGKSKVFGVSVKDRGAISLAGHSGKAFWFSKAQSEFVTSNYYYDEYPAWVSRWNEKEIAAQYSKQKWELSLPREEYTLQEHSTDHKVKLGDFQRTFPHPYGPASYKYYSTTLTVSPAGDEITENFASTLLMQEKLGQGDVTDYLSVSFSSNDYVVHLYGPESLETEDNLIRLDKTIAKLLKTVDNQVGLKNTLIVLSADHGVPESSPAANALGFNQAQYFNKDTLLSSGVEKRLKDEFGLSKDAIRLYAQPYIYLNHDLIAEKKLDLAKVQEAIADEIAKVKGVAFAVSSSDIAANRVPDTHVMQLIKNNYHPARSGDVYVVFAPRSYINDMEGLQIASTHGSPWKYDTHVPVIFAGYDVDAKKVSRPITPYDIAPTLSNKLGITQPSGSIGEVLQEITE, from the coding sequence ATGCAATACACCAAGCTTTCAGGACTTACACTCGCGTTACTCTGTGCCTTCCCAGCATCAGCTGCGGACAAACCCGATCTAGTCCTCCAAATCACGGTAGATGGCCTGCGTGCAGACCTTATCGAACGCTACAAGCACAACTTCGGTGAAGGTGGATTTCGTTACCTAATGGATGATGGTACTTACTACACCAATGCGAACTACCAGCACGGCAACACAGAAACTATTGTCGGTCATGTGTCGCTTGCAACCGGCGCTCCGCCGAGTGTTCACGGCATGGTAGGTAATGTTTGGTATGACCGCAGTGAAGAACGTTTGGTGTATAACGTAGAAGACGGCAATTACAAGATGCTGACTTCAGGCGCGGGTGTCGACAAAGCAACTGAGATCGACCCAACACAAAAAACAGCACAAGGTGATGGCCGCTCTCCAGAGCCAATACTGGCCACCACGTTTGGTGACGAGCTGACGATTTCCAATAGTGGCAAATCGAAAGTGTTCGGTGTTTCTGTTAAAGACCGCGGCGCAATCTCATTAGCGGGACACAGCGGCAAAGCCTTCTGGTTCTCGAAGGCACAGTCTGAATTTGTCACTAGTAACTATTACTACGACGAGTATCCAGCTTGGGTATCTCGTTGGAATGAAAAAGAAATTGCAGCCCAATACTCTAAACAGAAATGGGAACTTTCGTTACCACGTGAAGAGTACACACTGCAAGAGCACAGCACGGACCACAAGGTGAAGCTCGGTGATTTCCAACGCACCTTCCCTCACCCATACGGCCCTGCTAGCTACAAATACTACAGCACAACGCTAACCGTTAGCCCGGCTGGCGATGAAATCACCGAGAACTTCGCAAGCACACTGTTGATGCAAGAGAAGTTAGGCCAAGGCGACGTGACCGATTACCTGTCTGTGAGTTTCTCATCAAACGACTATGTGGTGCACTTGTACGGTCCTGAAAGTTTAGAGACAGAAGACAATCTCATTCGACTTGATAAGACGATCGCCAAACTCCTTAAAACCGTCGATAACCAAGTCGGTCTAAAGAACACATTAATTGTCTTGTCTGCCGATCATGGTGTACCTGAATCTTCACCTGCGGCAAATGCGCTTGGCTTCAATCAAGCTCAATACTTCAATAAAGACACACTACTATCGAGTGGCGTAGAGAAACGATTAAAAGATGAGTTTGGTTTATCCAAAGATGCGATTCGACTGTATGCTCAACCTTACATCTATCTAAATCACGATTTGATCGCCGAAAAGAAACTTGATCTCGCGAAGGTTCAAGAAGCGATTGCGGATGAGATAGCAAAAGTGAAAGGCGTTGCGTTTGCCGTATCAAGCAGTGATATCGCGGCAAACCGAGTGCCTGATACTCATGTGATGCAGCTCATTAAGAACAACTACCACCCTGCTCGTTCTGGCGATGTGTATGTGGTATTTGCTCCACGTAGCTACATTAACGACATGGAAGGCCTTCAAATTGCCTCGACTCATGGTTCACCTTGGAAATACGACACACATGTCCCGGTTATCTTCGCGGGCTATGATGTGGATGCTAAGAAGGTTTCCCGTCCAATCACGCCATACGACATTGCACCAACGCTTTCCAATAAATTGGGTATCACTCAACCAAGTGGGTCTATTGGAGAGGTACTTCAAGAGATCACTGAGTAG